The proteins below come from a single Pseudarthrobacter sp. SSS035 genomic window:
- a CDS encoding helix-turn-helix domain-containing protein, with protein sequence MTNLTSIDTPAAAGAIIRARRQERGLSQQSLAEATGVSRKFLVDLEAGHERAELGKTMAVLRTLGLSLTATEPMPRGRDYDPARRDYAETFTQLIGSRDFEYAIKMLADYATASLKAGKPLLQRSPRLKDPHWSAALAGITNYTAHQLGQPAPSWTKRIKPLNEAWMPAESYRHVAEPMKKLTMSQTPAELAALNVFIRVRSLATA encoded by the coding sequence TTGACGAACTTGACCAGCATCGACACACCCGCGGCAGCCGGTGCGATCATCCGCGCCCGGCGCCAGGAACGCGGTCTTTCACAACAATCGCTTGCAGAGGCGACTGGGGTTTCACGGAAGTTCCTCGTTGACCTTGAGGCCGGCCACGAACGAGCCGAACTCGGCAAGACCATGGCCGTCCTCCGCACCCTCGGGCTGTCACTGACCGCCACCGAGCCTATGCCCCGCGGCCGCGACTACGACCCCGCGAGGCGGGACTACGCCGAAACCTTCACCCAACTGATCGGCTCTCGGGACTTCGAGTACGCCATTAAGATGCTCGCCGACTACGCCACAGCCTCCCTCAAAGCCGGAAAACCGCTACTCCAACGCAGCCCCCGGCTCAAAGACCCGCACTGGTCCGCCGCCCTGGCCGGCATCACCAACTACACCGCGCACCAGCTCGGGCAACCCGCACCGTCCTGGACCAAACGAATCAAACCCCTCAACGAAGCATGGATGCCGGCCGAGTCCTACCGGCACGTCGCGGAACCCATGAAGAAACTCACCATGTCACAAACACCCGCCGAACTCGCTGCCCTCAACGTCTTCATCCGCGTACGCAGCCTGGCCACCGCATGA
- a CDS encoding DUF6036 family nucleotidyltransferase → MSGGELTADQIRALLHELGRRLQAQGVHGDIKLVGGAALILQGIGNRPTADIDASYADPSTVNAIVAEMAADYDLAPDWLNSNASAFVPDNATWVQLEQLDGLTIRAADTETLLAMKIAAERDKDTLDIARLLRLLNITNADDAVNLAYNKYGDHSIPLAAGRDNYLIVVDDALDAATTLEPESGE, encoded by the coding sequence ATGAGCGGCGGAGAACTCACCGCCGATCAAATCCGCGCACTCCTCCACGAACTCGGCAGGCGCCTCCAGGCCCAAGGTGTCCATGGGGACATCAAACTCGTCGGCGGCGCCGCGCTCATCCTGCAAGGAATCGGCAACCGCCCCACCGCCGACATCGACGCCAGCTACGCCGACCCGTCCACTGTCAACGCCATCGTGGCCGAAATGGCAGCGGACTACGACCTTGCGCCTGATTGGCTGAACTCCAACGCCTCAGCCTTCGTCCCGGACAACGCCACCTGGGTTCAACTTGAACAACTGGACGGACTCACGATCCGGGCCGCGGACACCGAAACGCTCCTGGCGATGAAAATCGCCGCCGAACGAGACAAGGACACCCTCGACATAGCCCGGCTCCTCCGCCTGCTCAACATCACCAACGCCGACGACGCCGTCAACCTCGCCTACAACAAATACGGCGACCACTCCATCCCCCTCGCCGCGGGCCGGGACAACTACCTCATCGTCGTCGACGACGCCCTCGACGCAGCCACAACCCTCGAACCCGAATCCGGCGAGTAG
- a CDS encoding ketopantoate reductase family protein: protein MWEKLAFNAALNTPRAVTGQTVGQIGASAPARELVARVVDETIAVAKTQGVHLSGERVDAALENAYLHAGEHKTSMLQDREARRRTEADYIGGAIVRLGEQTGVSAPVLNALTTLASAPIQ from the coding sequence ATCTGGGAAAAACTTGCCTTCAATGCCGCTCTGAACACCCCGCGCGCCGTGACAGGACAAACCGTAGGCCAAATTGGAGCGAGCGCCCCGGCCCGCGAACTCGTGGCCCGCGTCGTCGACGAGACAATTGCCGTGGCAAAAACCCAAGGTGTCCACCTGTCTGGGGAGCGCGTCGATGCAGCCCTCGAGAATGCCTACCTGCACGCCGGTGAGCATAAGACCTCGATGCTCCAGGACCGGGAGGCGCGGCGCCGTACGGAGGCTGACTACATTGGCGGGGCAATTGTTCGTCTCGGCGAGCAAACAGGTGTCTCTGCTCCCGTGCTCAACGCACTGACCACACTCGCGTCCGCGCCGATCCAGTAG
- a CDS encoding maleylpyruvate isomerase family mycothiol-dependent enzyme: MINPARLHSDLSRLGRETDMFMATAESLSDDEMAAPSLCTGWTRADVIAHIASNGLALVKLIDWATSGEEQQIYASREARAQEIAELAALPRQELLGKVRQSSAYFAEQALRLGGEIAAEEVHLHGKQIPATSIVALRIAEVVVHHHDLDTAWTIKEADPDSVLNALEAAVRTMRAQGAPGMTLVTEERDEWVIGDGALRVTSDREGLLEWLARGVTDNVDADGPLPILPSW; this comes from the coding sequence ATGATCAATCCCGCACGCCTGCACTCGGACCTGTCCCGCCTGGGCCGGGAGACCGACATGTTCATGGCCACCGCAGAGTCCCTGTCCGACGACGAAATGGCCGCCCCGTCCTTGTGCACGGGTTGGACCCGGGCAGATGTCATTGCCCACATCGCCTCGAACGGCTTGGCCTTGGTCAAGCTCATCGATTGGGCAACCTCCGGCGAAGAGCAGCAAATCTATGCCTCGCGGGAGGCCCGCGCCCAAGAGATAGCCGAGCTGGCCGCCCTGCCGCGCCAGGAATTGCTGGGCAAAGTCCGCCAGTCCTCCGCCTATTTCGCCGAACAGGCCCTTCGGCTCGGCGGGGAGATCGCCGCGGAGGAAGTGCACTTGCACGGCAAGCAGATTCCTGCGACGTCCATTGTGGCGTTGCGGATCGCGGAGGTCGTGGTTCACCACCACGATCTCGACACCGCATGGACCATAAAGGAAGCGGACCCGGACTCTGTACTCAACGCCCTGGAAGCCGCCGTGCGCACGATGCGTGCCCAAGGGGCGCCGGGGATGACCCTCGTGACGGAGGAACGCGACGAGTGGGTGATCGGCGACGGCGCCCTGCGAGTAACGTCCGACAGAGAAGGATTGCTCGAATGGCTGGCCCGCGGAGTTACCGACAACGTCGACGCTGACGGCCCGCTGCCCATACTGCCGTCCTGGTAA
- a CDS encoding aldehyde dehydrogenase family protein, with translation MEAAVLGKFLHQGQICMAVNRIIVEAPLYDEFVERFTAAASGVPFGDPASAQTLVGPVVNDSQLEGLKTKIATAKAEGARTVLEGEITGRVVPPHVFADVSPDMEIAREEIFGPLVGILKANNEAHALELANATEFGLSSSVFTQDLDRGVQFALGIKAGMTHLNEMPVHDESHVPFGGEGNSGLGRFNGDWAIAKFTTDHTVGVKRL, from the coding sequence GTGGAAGCTGCCGTGTTGGGCAAGTTCCTGCATCAGGGACAGATCTGCATGGCGGTCAACCGCATCATTGTTGAGGCCCCGCTCTACGATGAATTCGTGGAGCGGTTCACCGCCGCAGCCTCCGGAGTACCCTTCGGCGACCCTGCCTCTGCGCAGACCCTGGTGGGGCCGGTGGTTAACGACAGCCAGCTTGAAGGACTGAAAACGAAAATCGCGACGGCCAAGGCTGAGGGCGCCCGCACCGTCCTCGAAGGCGAAATCACAGGCCGGGTCGTGCCGCCGCATGTGTTCGCCGACGTCAGTCCCGACATGGAGATTGCCCGCGAGGAGATCTTTGGACCATTGGTGGGCATCCTCAAGGCGAACAACGAAGCCCACGCCCTGGAATTGGCCAACGCCACCGAATTCGGACTATCCAGTTCCGTGTTCACCCAGGACCTCGATCGCGGCGTGCAGTTCGCCCTGGGCATCAAGGCCGGCATGACGCATCTCAATGAGATGCCCGTCCATGACGAATCGCACGTGCCTTTCGGCGGCGAGGGCAACTCCGGGCTGGGCCGGTTCAACGGCGACTGGGCTATTGCCAAATTCACCACCGACCACACGGTTGGAGTAAAGCGACTCTAA
- a CDS encoding aldehyde dehydrogenase family protein: MTTTTLEITATFAGLPVTQQFIGGTWREGRSEKTLTVTNPYDDSVLASIRQANKQDLDEAYRAAEAAQKKWAAQPPAARRQVILRAAQILEERREEIVDWLIKESGSTVGKAQVEVSLAAGITLEASSFPTRVHGRIVESNTPGKELRVYRRPIGVVGVISPWNFPLHLSERSVAPALALGNAVVIKPASDTPVTGGLILARVFEEAGLPPGVLNVVVGAGSEIGDDFVTHPVPGLISFTGSTPIGQNVGKLAAGGKHLKHVALELGGNAPLVVLCGRQSGCCSGSCRVGQVPASGTDLHGGQPHHC, translated from the coding sequence ATGACAACAACCACCTTGGAAATCACGGCGACGTTTGCCGGCCTGCCCGTCACCCAGCAGTTCATCGGCGGAACGTGGCGTGAGGGCAGGTCCGAGAAGACTTTGACAGTCACCAACCCGTATGACGACTCGGTGCTGGCTTCCATCCGCCAAGCCAACAAGCAGGACCTGGACGAGGCATACAGGGCTGCCGAAGCGGCACAAAAGAAGTGGGCCGCCCAGCCTCCAGCCGCCCGCCGCCAGGTAATCCTCCGGGCAGCCCAGATCCTGGAGGAGCGTCGCGAGGAAATAGTGGATTGGCTCATCAAGGAGTCCGGCTCCACCGTGGGCAAGGCCCAGGTTGAGGTCTCCCTGGCCGCCGGGATTACCCTGGAGGCGTCCTCCTTCCCCACCCGGGTTCACGGTCGCATAGTTGAGTCCAATACGCCCGGCAAAGAGTTGCGCGTCTACCGGCGTCCCATCGGCGTCGTCGGCGTCATCAGCCCGTGGAATTTTCCGCTCCACCTCTCCGAGCGTTCAGTGGCCCCGGCCCTCGCCCTGGGCAATGCCGTGGTCATCAAACCGGCCAGTGACACACCAGTTACGGGCGGGCTGATCCTCGCGAGGGTGTTCGAGGAAGCGGGGTTGCCACCCGGAGTACTCAACGTGGTGGTGGGCGCCGGATCCGAGATCGGCGACGACTTCGTCACCCACCCGGTCCCCGGGCTGATTTCCTTCACGGGCTCGACGCCGATCGGGCAGAACGTTGGCAAACTCGCCGCCGGCGGAAAGCACCTCAAGCACGTTGCCTTGGAACTCGGCGGTAACGCGCCCCTGGTAGTCCTTTGCGGACGCCAATCTGGATGCTGCAGTGGAAGCTGCCGTGTTGGGCAAGTTCCTGCATCAGGGACAGATCTGCATGGCGGTCAACCGCATCATTGTTGA
- a CDS encoding NAD(P)-dependent alcohol dehydrogenase, translating to MKVTAALATAPKVPFQIVQLSLDEPHPDEVRVKLVATGVCHTDAIVRDQVYPTPLPAVLGHEGAGVVEAVGSLVTSVAVGDSVVLSANSCGTCGQCLTGRPAYCSEFFGRNFSGTRPDGSTALNDGNASVSSHFFGQSSFATHVNVAVRSVVKVDGNLPLELLGPLGCGLQTGAGAVINSLDVRPGSSIVVFGTGAVGCAALMASAAVGATTIVAVDIVESRLATAKELGATHVINSRSTDVAAEIAQITGERGVDYALDTTGIPAVLRQAADILGTGGTVALVGAPAPGTEVTFEVGASLLKGWHFRTIIEGDSVPQVFIPQLIRLWQQGKFPLEKLTKTFAFSDINEAFDASESGEAIKPVLIF from the coding sequence ATGAAGGTCACTGCTGCCCTCGCTACCGCACCTAAAGTTCCTTTCCAGATCGTCCAACTCTCACTGGACGAGCCCCACCCCGACGAGGTCAGGGTGAAGCTCGTCGCAACCGGCGTCTGTCACACCGACGCGATCGTCCGCGACCAGGTCTACCCCACTCCGTTGCCGGCGGTTCTCGGGCACGAGGGGGCAGGCGTAGTGGAGGCGGTCGGTTCTTTGGTGACCTCTGTCGCCGTCGGAGATTCTGTGGTTCTTTCCGCCAATTCCTGTGGAACATGCGGGCAATGCCTGACAGGACGACCCGCGTACTGCAGCGAATTCTTCGGCCGCAATTTTTCCGGTACCCGTCCCGACGGTTCGACAGCCTTGAACGATGGAAACGCCTCAGTCTCCTCGCACTTTTTCGGTCAATCGTCTTTCGCGACGCACGTGAACGTGGCTGTCCGCAGCGTCGTAAAGGTGGACGGGAACCTTCCGTTGGAGTTGCTCGGCCCCCTCGGTTGCGGCCTACAGACAGGGGCCGGTGCAGTCATCAACTCTTTGGACGTACGCCCGGGCTCCAGCATTGTTGTCTTCGGCACCGGCGCGGTTGGCTGCGCAGCCCTCATGGCTTCCGCCGCTGTTGGTGCGACAACCATTGTTGCGGTCGACATCGTTGAATCCCGGCTGGCCACAGCAAAGGAGCTGGGGGCCACCCACGTTATCAACAGCCGCTCCACGGACGTGGCAGCAGAGATAGCCCAGATCACCGGTGAGCGCGGCGTCGACTATGCCCTCGACACAACGGGCATTCCCGCCGTCCTGCGCCAGGCTGCCGACATCCTGGGAACCGGTGGAACGGTGGCCCTCGTCGGGGCCCCGGCCCCGGGAACGGAGGTGACCTTCGAAGTTGGTGCCTCGTTACTCAAGGGATGGCATTTCCGCACCATTATCGAAGGAGATTCCGTGCCCCAGGTGTTCATTCCCCAGCTCATCCGGCTTTGGCAGCAAGGAAAGTTCCCGCTGGAGAAGCTGACCAAAACGTTTGCGTTTTCGGACATCAACGAAGCCTTCGACGCTTCCGAATCCGGCGAAGCCATCAAGCCTGTCCTGATCTTCTGA
- a CDS encoding helix-turn-helix domain-containing protein, translating into MTVGLIADAWYHDMESTFGGLEVVALGSSAGQASGALAAKELGHVGIYGISGTPQQLVRSPRAVRQSPTDVLKVCAMRRGRCIIEQSGRELTVAPGEFGLYDTAVPYRLTFQGAWQCEVMTAPSKSLGAPRAAVDEARSHPWSATTGVGTVLAQFISACTSMTVPASGARNHLATAGEALLASVVLQDYEPGSEDMAEFLRHEIESYVDRNLQDPNLGLKQVASSHHVSVRTAQRLFIGSGIGLTGLIRKRRLQAVRRDLAAQRTAHLTIAEVAARWCIHDAQWLAKAFKSEFGMAPSEFRRSSEAETLTTHASAL; encoded by the coding sequence ATGACGGTGGGTTTGATAGCTGACGCGTGGTATCACGACATGGAGTCAACGTTCGGCGGGCTTGAGGTAGTGGCTCTGGGCAGTTCAGCTGGGCAGGCCTCCGGTGCACTGGCAGCCAAGGAACTCGGACATGTCGGAATATATGGAATCTCGGGCACCCCGCAGCAACTCGTACGATCACCCCGCGCAGTACGCCAATCGCCGACGGATGTACTCAAAGTGTGCGCGATGCGTCGCGGGCGCTGCATCATCGAACAATCCGGACGCGAGCTGACGGTCGCACCCGGGGAATTTGGCCTTTACGACACAGCGGTTCCCTACCGGCTCACCTTCCAAGGCGCATGGCAATGCGAGGTCATGACGGCGCCTTCAAAGTCCCTGGGCGCGCCACGTGCGGCCGTTGACGAAGCACGGTCGCACCCTTGGTCGGCCACCACCGGGGTCGGGACGGTGCTGGCGCAGTTCATCAGCGCCTGCACGTCCATGACTGTGCCCGCATCGGGAGCGAGGAACCACTTGGCCACGGCCGGTGAAGCACTGCTGGCCAGCGTAGTCCTGCAGGATTATGAGCCCGGCTCCGAGGACATGGCTGAGTTCCTCCGGCATGAAATCGAGTCTTATGTCGATCGAAACCTGCAGGACCCCAACCTCGGCCTGAAGCAGGTCGCATCCTCGCACCATGTCTCCGTGCGAACGGCTCAGCGGCTGTTCATAGGAAGCGGCATAGGGCTGACCGGGCTGATCCGGAAGCGACGCTTGCAGGCCGTCCGTCGTGACCTTGCTGCTCAGCGCACTGCCCACCTCACCATCGCCGAAGTAGCGGCGAGATGGTGCATCCATGACGCCCAATGGCTCGCCAAGGCTTTCAAGTCCGAGTTTGGCATGGCGCCGTCGGAGTTCCGGAGATCCTCTGAAGCGGAAACCCTCACCACTCACGCATCCGCGCTGTAG
- a CDS encoding aromatic acid/H+ symport family MFS transporter, translating to MATLHTVIAENPRKEARTANWVAFVICTALLFDGYDLVVYGTVLPGLLADSSQIGAFDAAAAGLLGSWALVGVLVGSLACGAVGDFFGRRRLMLLGIAWFSVGMFVTALTTTVASFGAMRFITGVGLGVVIATAGATMAEFAPAGRRQFYNAIVYSGVPAGGVFASVMGILLLNDIGWRGLFMIGALPLVLLLPIAWFKLPESPRWLLARGREDEALAASQRTGVPLIEEQVIRQIGAAPQKTGFAAVFSKQFAVASVLLGLMSFSGLLLTYGLNTWLPKIMEGYGYGRTYALFFPLALNLGAVAGGLLLSRYADKAGPQRVIASTFVLATISLVLMTFGFPLPMLFLCIAIAGVGTLGTQVLVYGFQSNYFTTNARAAGVAWCASVGRLGGILGPIIGGWLAAAGIGGATAFYIYGGVALLGAIVTVLVPRQRKLEEAEHRAEEIVEHSVEQDVSFATPPARR from the coding sequence ATGGCTACGCTCCACACCGTCATCGCCGAAAACCCGCGCAAAGAGGCGCGCACCGCAAACTGGGTGGCCTTCGTCATCTGCACCGCACTTTTATTCGATGGCTACGACCTTGTCGTATACGGCACCGTCCTGCCGGGACTGCTCGCCGACTCGAGCCAGATTGGCGCCTTCGATGCCGCCGCTGCTGGCCTCTTGGGCTCGTGGGCGCTGGTTGGTGTGCTGGTCGGGTCGCTGGCGTGCGGGGCGGTCGGCGACTTCTTCGGCCGCCGCCGACTCATGCTCCTGGGCATCGCCTGGTTCTCGGTGGGGATGTTCGTCACGGCGCTGACCACAACCGTGGCGTCCTTCGGGGCTATGCGTTTCATCACGGGGGTGGGTCTCGGCGTTGTCATCGCCACCGCAGGCGCCACCATGGCAGAGTTCGCGCCAGCCGGCCGGCGACAGTTCTACAACGCGATCGTCTACTCTGGTGTCCCCGCTGGCGGCGTATTCGCCTCCGTCATGGGCATTCTGCTCCTCAATGACATTGGATGGCGCGGACTGTTCATGATCGGCGCCCTTCCCCTCGTCCTACTCCTGCCCATCGCCTGGTTCAAGCTTCCGGAGTCCCCCCGATGGCTGCTGGCCCGCGGCCGCGAGGATGAGGCCCTCGCCGCTTCGCAGCGGACCGGCGTTCCGCTCATTGAAGAACAGGTCATTCGGCAGATTGGCGCAGCCCCGCAGAAGACTGGTTTCGCGGCCGTCTTTTCCAAACAATTCGCGGTGGCTTCCGTACTTCTGGGCTTAATGTCCTTCTCCGGCCTGCTGCTGACCTACGGCTTGAACACGTGGCTGCCGAAAATTATGGAGGGATACGGCTACGGGCGGACATACGCACTGTTCTTCCCCTTGGCGTTGAACCTCGGTGCGGTGGCGGGAGGTTTGCTGCTGTCGCGCTACGCCGACAAGGCCGGTCCCCAGCGGGTCATTGCCAGCACCTTCGTACTGGCCACTATCTCACTGGTGCTTATGACCTTCGGCTTCCCTTTGCCGATGTTGTTCCTGTGCATCGCCATCGCCGGAGTGGGCACCCTCGGCACCCAGGTGCTGGTTTACGGTTTCCAGTCCAACTACTTCACCACCAACGCCAGGGCAGCCGGTGTTGCCTGGTGTGCCAGCGTGGGCCGCCTGGGCGGCATTCTCGGACCAATCATCGGCGGCTGGCTGGCGGCGGCGGGAATCGGCGGAGCCACGGCGTTTTACATCTACGGCGGCGTCGCCCTGCTGGGTGCAATTGTCACGGTCTTGGTCCCCCGTCAGCGCAAGCTGGAAGAAGCCGAGCACAGGGCCGAGGAAATCGTTGAGCACTCCGTGGAACAGGACGTCAGCTTCGCCACTCCCCCGGCGCGCCGTTGA
- a CDS encoding LysR substrate-binding domain-containing protein yields the protein MEIRQLNYFIAVAEERHFGRAAKRLHMAQPPLSQQIRQLEEQLGVRLLNRTTRRVELTAAGQALLDRGRQIVNAVGTLRADVYQVGQGASGVLRVGFSGSATYGVMPPIVRLAKQVLPGLSLNLHGEMLTPAMEAGLRDGTLDAALLRPPIASQEIDYRIVTREALIVALPSFSALAMDRPVAVHELQDQEFISYPPESVLYRTTAGLCREAGFQPRITQVISETSTMLSFVAAGSGVAILPASVRALQLKGVVYRDIEQAPEVELAVAWRREDRSSLLQSFLDVVGTATKDLPNRTPSPPGS from the coding sequence ATGGAGATCCGGCAGCTCAACTACTTTATTGCCGTTGCGGAGGAGCGCCATTTCGGCCGTGCCGCCAAACGCCTGCATATGGCCCAGCCACCTTTGTCCCAGCAAATCCGGCAGCTGGAAGAGCAACTGGGCGTGCGCCTGCTGAACCGCACCACGCGCAGGGTGGAACTCACGGCCGCCGGACAGGCGCTGCTGGACCGGGGCCGGCAGATCGTCAATGCGGTCGGAACACTCCGGGCTGACGTGTATCAGGTCGGACAAGGCGCATCCGGTGTTCTGCGCGTGGGCTTCTCCGGCTCAGCAACCTACGGTGTGATGCCACCGATCGTCCGACTTGCCAAGCAGGTTCTCCCTGGGCTGTCGTTGAATCTGCATGGCGAGATGCTCACCCCGGCCATGGAGGCCGGCCTGCGGGATGGCACCTTGGATGCGGCCCTTTTGCGGCCGCCCATCGCTTCCCAGGAGATCGATTACCGCATCGTGACGCGCGAGGCGCTCATCGTGGCGTTGCCGTCCTTCAGCGCCCTGGCTATGGACCGGCCGGTGGCCGTACACGAACTCCAGGACCAGGAATTCATCTCCTACCCGCCGGAGTCGGTGCTTTACCGGACCACCGCAGGTCTTTGCCGCGAGGCAGGTTTCCAGCCACGCATCACCCAAGTCATCAGTGAGACGTCCACGATGCTCTCGTTCGTGGCTGCCGGTAGTGGCGTTGCCATCCTTCCTGCGAGCGTCCGTGCCCTGCAGCTTAAGGGCGTCGTCTACCGCGATATCGAACAGGCCCCCGAGGTGGAGCTGGCCGTGGCGTGGCGGCGTGAGGACCGGTCATCACTGCTCCAAAGCTTCCTGGATGTCGTGGGCACCGCGACCAAAGACCTGCCCAACCGCACTCCCAGTCCTCCAGGATCCTGA